The Cryptococcus gattii WM276 chromosome D, complete sequence region AAGGCTTTGCTTGATAATGCTGCCAAGTgtgagaaggaagggaaggagTCTAGCTTGAGGGTTATTGTCTGTGGTCGAAATCGGCTGGAGAACGGCAGTGCTCCTGACTGGGCTGAAGCGTTTGGAAAACACCGAAATCTGAAAGAAGTCAAGATGCCCCAAAATGGTATCAGGATGGAAGGTATCCAGGCTCTTGCTGAGGGCTTATCTAACTGCAGAGAGTTAGAGCACCTCGATTTGCAAGATAACACCGCTACCAAGACTGGAACTCGTGCGATCGTAAAGCATCTTTGTTCCTGGCCCAATCTCAAGCATCTCAATTTGTCAGACTGCTTGCTTGGTTCAGCGGGAGGTATTGCTCTCGCTACCAGTCTGAGCCTTGGCTCTAATCCTAAACTCGAATCCCTCAAGCTGCAATATGGCGAGATGGACAAGCGTGCTGTCGAGCTGTTGAGTATAGCTATCTCTCAGCATCTCAAAGAATTGACGGTGCTTGAGTTAAATGGAAACAGATTTTATGAGGATGACGACTGTGTAGAGGAGTTGAAAAAGGCATTGGAGCTCTGGGGTCATGAAGAAGCTCTCGATGAGTGTGAGTTTTTCACCAGACGAAGAAGGTTTCCGCTGAATGTACACGTAGTGGATGACATGGAAGAGCCAGAGTcggaggaggaagagagcgaagaagaggaagagcagaaggaagaagagcaggaggaagagaaggaggcCAGCGAGCCGGACGATGGTGTTGACAAGGGTGCTTCTGGAGAGGACAACCTCCCTCCTGCCTCCGAGAAACAGACCGATGAGTTTGTATTTTCAGTGTATGGGTCATCGGACAAAGCTAACCAAGAACGTAGGCTTGCGGACATGCTCGCTGGTGTTCACGTTGGGAAACAGTAGACTACATCAGTTTATTTTTCATGGCATAGACGTATATGCAGGCCAAGTAGTTGCTTTGGGTTCTTCTGCATGTAACGACTCTCATATTCAGATATTCTTCACCTCACCGCAACTTGCGAGTTGGCCCCCGTAGATTGTCGCGGGCTGCATGCCAGTTCTAAGTTTTACAGTCGATTAATTGTGCATAAGGCTTTCCAGCCTCCACCGTACATCAACTAATCTTGATCCATCCCGCCTGCCTTGCCTTTGGCCTCTCTGTTGTGGAAAGACAATGTCAAGGAAAGAAGCATAGTCGATATATTGAAACACAGGTATGAGgcaaagaaaaaaaaaagaacGGAAAAGGTCGGCGTCGTCAGCATCAACTTTAATTCCCATCTGCGCTTGTAGCCACCCACCTTATGTACAGAACGTTGTTGCAGCGAATAAGGACTTCTCCCAAAGCACCATTTGACTTGCCGTTCTCAATTT contains the following coding sequences:
- a CDS encoding Ran GTPase activator, putative (Similar to TIGR gene model, INSD accession AAW43201.1); this encodes MSKVFSILGKNLKANTKAELEPYISQLEEMEDVEEVHFGGNSLGIEACEAIANVLKKKTNLKVVDLADIFTGRLISEIPQALSALCNALSEHTSLVELDLSDNAFGGRCADALVPFLQSNTHFQIFKLNNNGLGPWGGSVIAKALLDNAAKCEKEGKESSLRVIVCGRNRLENGSAPDWAEAFGKHRNLKEVKMPQNGIRMEGIQALAEGLSNCRELEHLDLQDNTATKTGTRAIVKHLCSWPNLKHLNLSDCLLGSAGGIALATSLSLGSNPKLESLKLQYGEMDKRAVELLSIAISQHLKELTVLELNGNRFYEDDDCVEELKKALELWGHEEALDELDDMEEPESEEEESEEEEEQKEEEQEEEKEASEPDDGVDKGASGEDNLPPASEKQTDELADMLAGVHVGKQ